One segment of Bacillus alkalisoli DNA contains the following:
- a CDS encoding glycosyltransferase translates to MKRLLLIGMILCFQLNVLVGPIGAHAQIEEQCISQSQVKIENEFRRLWIDHVLWTSNYITSATTSGAEDQKQVLARLMKNQVDIGNAIKPVYGEKFGNKLRALLEEHIVIAGKIVDAAKSQNEDMVNQLNKEWYRNADDIAVFLNGINPNLKMEGLKELLYMHLELVANDLSASLSKEWDARIDAIDDGLTHIILMADAISASVVKQFPEKF, encoded by the coding sequence GTGAAAAGATTATTATTAATTGGAATGATTTTGTGTTTTCAGCTAAACGTGCTGGTTGGACCGATTGGTGCTCATGCTCAAATAGAGGAACAATGCATTAGCCAATCACAGGTGAAAATCGAAAATGAATTCAGAAGACTCTGGATTGACCATGTATTGTGGACTAGTAACTATATTACAAGTGCAACTACCTCTGGCGCGGAGGATCAAAAACAAGTCCTAGCAAGGCTGATGAAAAATCAAGTAGATATAGGAAATGCAATAAAGCCAGTTTACGGGGAAAAATTCGGAAATAAATTAAGGGCACTGCTAGAGGAACATATTGTTATTGCTGGCAAAATTGTTGATGCAGCGAAAAGCCAAAATGAAGATATGGTAAATCAACTAAATAAAGAATGGTATAGAAATGCTGATGATATAGCGGTGTTCCTAAATGGTATCAACCCGAATTTAAAAATGGAAGGTTTAAAAGAATTACTATATATGCATTTAGAATTGGTTGCAAATGATTTATCAGCAAGCTTATCAAAAGAGTGGGATGCTAGAATTGATGCAATTGATGATGGACTAACACATATAATCTTAATGGCAGACGCTATCTCCGCTAGTGTTGTTAAGCAGTTTCCTGAGAAATTTTAA
- a CDS encoding MBL fold metallo-hydrolase, giving the protein MNQHELHQDINTFAESHLPLTSLNNELEITVVPDVHCFTDKIVNIVYIDLPDNQFVLVDAGMPHSKEHIKEKLEERYGKGTKPACILLTHGHFDHVGSLAELLEEWQVPVYAHLEEMPYLTGKRNYPEANTDAHGGIVPKIAPMFPNHGVDLSGYVQPLPDDYSVPNLLGWNWVHTPGHTPGHVSFFRESDGLLIAGDAFVTVRQESLWKVLVQKQEISGPPKYFTFDWVHAKSSIEKLAALNPQVAVTGHGLPMTGEELTHSLQKLINHFDTIGLA; this is encoded by the coding sequence ATGAATCAACACGAGCTTCACCAAGATATTAATACTTTTGCAGAATCACACTTGCCATTAACGTCATTAAACAACGAACTGGAGATTACAGTTGTTCCAGACGTTCATTGCTTTACAGATAAAATAGTGAACATTGTGTACATAGACCTTCCGGATAATCAGTTCGTGCTTGTTGATGCTGGTATGCCACATTCAAAAGAACATATTAAGGAAAAACTAGAAGAGAGATATGGTAAAGGCACTAAACCAGCTTGTATTTTGTTAACACATGGCCATTTTGACCATGTTGGCTCTTTAGCTGAATTATTAGAAGAGTGGCAAGTTCCTGTTTATGCCCATCTAGAGGAAATGCCTTATTTAACAGGAAAGCGTAACTACCCAGAAGCAAACACAGATGCGCATGGAGGAATAGTCCCGAAGATTGCACCGATGTTCCCTAATCACGGTGTAGATCTTTCAGGGTATGTGCAACCATTACCGGATGATTACAGTGTTCCAAATTTGTTAGGTTGGAATTGGGTTCACACACCTGGTCATACACCAGGGCATGTATCATTTTTTAGAGAAAGTGATGGATTACTAATTGCCGGGGATGCTTTTGTGACGGTAAGGCAAGAATCACTTTGGAAAGTGCTTGTTCAAAAACAAGAAATTAGCGGCCCTCCAAAGTACTTCACCTTTGATTGGGTTCATGCAAAAAGCTCAATAGAAAAGCTAGCCGCATTAAATCCTCAAGTAGCGGTTACTGGACACGGTTTACCTATGACTGGAGAAGAACTAACACATAGTTTACAAAAGCTAATTAATCATTTTGACACAATTGGGTTAGCATAA